From the Methanobacterium petrolearium genome, one window contains:
- a CDS encoding CBS domain-containing protein, whose amino-acid sequence MRKKQTINLVKSMDRGPLEFETHASQHEGDVMSIATKKVVTAPQTATIKEAAETMVKNKFRRLPITDPGSEKLLGIVTSMDILDFLGGGDKYKILEEKHQDNFPAAINEPVKMIMTREVETINTKDSLTNAVTKMTTKGVGALPIVDSEHKIAGIVSERDFVLLMAGVLTDEVVEDYMHNNVITTTPGTRIEGASKIMVRNKLRRIPVVGEERKTPHPEKDKIVGIVTATDILEFLGKNSAFQHMITNSAEEILNTTITEIMEHEVITATAITRLGDICDIMEEKGIGGLPVVNNGELQGIITESDILRAVSS is encoded by the coding sequence ATGAGAAAAAAACAAACCATAAACCTGGTGAAATCTATGGACCGTGGTCCATTGGAATTTGAAACCCACGCATCCCAGCATGAGGGAGACGTGATGAGCATAGCAACTAAGAAGGTGGTAACCGCACCTCAAACAGCCACCATAAAGGAAGCGGCTGAGACAATGGTAAAAAACAAGTTCAGAAGGCTTCCCATAACTGATCCAGGGAGTGAAAAGCTCCTGGGAATAGTTACCTCCATGGACATTTTGGACTTTCTGGGAGGTGGGGACAAATACAAGATCCTGGAAGAAAAACACCAAGATAACTTCCCCGCAGCCATCAATGAACCGGTGAAGATGATAATGACCCGTGAAGTGGAAACCATCAACACCAAAGACTCCCTAACCAATGCAGTCACTAAAATGACAACTAAAGGAGTGGGAGCCCTCCCAATAGTAGATTCTGAACATAAAATAGCAGGAATAGTATCTGAAAGAGACTTCGTACTCCTGATGGCGGGAGTGCTCACTGACGAGGTGGTGGAAGACTACATGCATAACAATGTAATCACTACTACTCCCGGAACACGAATTGAAGGCGCATCAAAGATAATGGTCAGAAACAAACTCCGCAGAATCCCAGTAGTAGGAGAAGAGCGTAAGACCCCTCACCCTGAGAAAGATAAGATCGTAGGTATTGTCACCGCCACTGACATACTGGAATTTCTGGGTAAAAACAGTGCCTTCCAACACATGATAACCAACAGTGCCGAGGAAATCCTCAACACCACCATCACCGAGATCATGGAACACGAGGTAATCACCGCCACAGCCATCACCCGCCTGGGAGATATCTGTGACATCATGGAAGAAAAAGGCATCGGAGGACTTCCAGTAGTCAATAATGGGGAATTACAGGGAATAATAACAGAAAGTGACATATTAAGGGCCGTAAGTAGCTAA
- a CDS encoding CBS domain-containing protein: protein MMKIEDVMNEDVILVEENEQVSHARNLMLKHGYSRILVVNPEGKPVGILTEKDLIRKMRSNGPKWKRRTIDNIAIHRIMTPDPVTISPFKEVREAVELMIKNDISSIPVVDEDEVVGIVTKSDLMEFYNQKYTGKWKVSQLMTDEVVTVNENHSIGHVISLMEDKKIGKVVVIRDKEPVGIITSANISFANVEDPETGVSVEKIAFLRKTDGQEKRNVREVSMLTASDIMNNHLIKIGQDEDAAMAADLMMKKDVSGIPVVKDDELMGIITKTDIIRGIQ from the coding sequence ATGATGAAAATCGAGGATGTAATGAACGAGGATGTAATATTAGTTGAAGAAAATGAACAAGTAAGTCACGCCCGAAACCTCATGCTCAAACACGGCTACAGCCGTATTTTAGTGGTTAACCCGGAAGGTAAACCAGTGGGCATCCTAACTGAAAAAGACTTAATAAGAAAAATGAGGTCCAACGGACCAAAATGGAAAAGAAGAACCATAGATAACATCGCCATCCACAGAATAATGACACCAGACCCGGTGACTATCAGTCCTTTTAAGGAAGTAAGGGAAGCAGTTGAGCTCATGATCAAAAATGACATCAGCTCTATTCCAGTAGTGGATGAAGATGAAGTTGTGGGAATTGTAACCAAAAGTGACCTCATGGAGTTCTACAACCAAAAATACACGGGTAAATGGAAAGTATCTCAACTCATGACTGATGAAGTGGTGACTGTTAATGAAAATCACAGCATAGGTCATGTGATAAGTTTAATGGAAGACAAAAAGATAGGTAAAGTTGTAGTGATCAGAGATAAGGAGCCAGTGGGAATCATCACCTCTGCCAACATATCATTTGCCAATGTAGAAGATCCTGAAACAGGGGTTAGTGTGGAAAAAATAGCATTCCTGCGCAAAACCGACGGACAAGAGAAGAGAAATGTTCGCGAGGTATCCATGCTGACTGCCAGTGATATCATGAACAACCACCTCATAAAAATCGGACAGGATGAAGATGCAGCCATGGCAGCTGACTTAATGATGAAAAAGGATGTCAGCGGAATTCCAGTGGTGAAAGATGATGAACTAATGGGAATAATCACAAAAACGGATATAATCCGTGGAATCCAGTAA
- a CDS encoding CBS domain-containing protein, with protein sequence MTPDPVTVSADTPATKVRSVFREEGFRTIPVVSQNRLEGIITRGDMLNISSTKSNIDARGIMGRPLVIATPDMELTSLARKIMEAGTVYAPVVESQDDMHLVGIITVADILRKLLYNGATPRDQTLEGVFNSQVVTCNHHDQISHVWKRMDETGFSGLPVIKKNKIIGIITRMDIIRSGHVRMGRESQSHETRGAVMVEKIMKTPPLVATSSTTVHEAAEMLLEYDIGRLPIVKNPIYVKREPRRAKEADLIGIVSREDILWSYIN encoded by the coding sequence ATGACCCCGGATCCTGTCACCGTATCTGCGGATACCCCTGCCACCAAAGTAAGATCTGTATTCCGTGAAGAAGGATTCCGCACCATACCTGTAGTATCCCAGAACCGTTTGGAAGGTATCATAACCCGTGGGGACATGTTGAATATTTCCTCAACCAAGTCTAACATAGATGCCAGGGGAATAATGGGACGTCCATTAGTCATAGCCACTCCAGACATGGAACTAACCTCACTTGCACGGAAGATCATGGAAGCTGGTACAGTATACGCTCCTGTGGTTGAATCACAGGATGACATGCATCTGGTGGGAATAATAACTGTTGCTGATATTCTAAGAAAATTACTTTACAATGGTGCCACTCCCAGAGACCAAACCCTGGAAGGGGTTTTTAACTCTCAAGTAGTCACCTGTAATCACCATGACCAGATATCTCATGTCTGGAAAAGGATGGATGAAACAGGATTTTCCGGTCTTCCAGTGATTAAGAAGAATAAGATCATTGGAATCATTACTCGGATGGACATCATCAGGTCAGGGCATGTTCGGATGGGTCGTGAATCACAATCCCATGAGACCAGGGGAGCAGTTATGGTGGAAAAGATCATGAAAACCCCTCCGTTAGTGGCAACATCCAGCACCACCGTCCATGAAGCAGCAGAAATGTTATTAGAATATGATATTGGACGCCTACCCATTGTGAAAAATCCAATATATGTTAAAAGAGAACCTCGAAGAGCTAAAGAAGCCGATCTAATTGGTATAGTTTCAAGAGAAGATATTTTATGGTCTTATATCAACTGA
- a CDS encoding CBS domain-containing protein yields MHVKDIMAKDAVVVDKDQNIHDALKLMKKHKVSRLPVINTNQNHQKELVGIITEKDIALRLGSSKYGNLAPSHFHVSTVMTSQPLTAEGNQTLGTAAQIMLDNTIGGLTVMDGNQIIGMITKTDFLETCQGRPFNDITVKERMHTSITTIGPQDRLVHARRIIIDKGIGRLPVTEEGQLQGMITAKDIALAMMSFRKVVPDKYKPARIRNLLVEDVMVQNVKTISEESTISEIALIMLDNNFSGLPVVDDQGMTGIITKTDILKLIVELEKSD; encoded by the coding sequence ATGCATGTCAAAGATATAATGGCAAAAGATGCAGTTGTTGTAGATAAAGACCAGAACATTCACGATGCACTGAAACTAATGAAAAAACACAAGGTATCCAGATTACCAGTTATAAACACCAACCAGAATCACCAGAAAGAATTAGTAGGGATAATAACTGAGAAAGACATAGCCTTACGCCTGGGATCATCCAAATACGGCAATCTAGCACCTTCCCATTTTCATGTATCCACAGTGATGACCTCACAACCATTAACTGCTGAGGGCAACCAGACACTGGGAACTGCAGCTCAAATAATGCTGGATAACACGATTGGTGGACTGACTGTCATGGATGGCAACCAGATCATAGGTATGATCACCAAAACCGATTTTTTGGAAACATGCCAGGGCAGACCTTTCAATGACATAACTGTTAAAGAAAGGATGCATACCAGCATAACCACCATCGGACCACAGGATCGTCTGGTTCACGCCAGAAGGATCATAATAGATAAGGGGATTGGTAGATTACCTGTAACTGAAGAGGGACAACTTCAGGGGATGATAACTGCCAAGGACATAGCCCTGGCAATGATGTCCTTCCGTAAGGTTGTTCCAGATAAATACAAACCTGCCAGGATAAGAAATCTGTTGGTGGAGGATGTAATGGTCCAAAACGTCAAAACGATATCCGAAGAAAGTACAATATCTGAAATAGCACTTATCATGCTGGATAATAACTTCAGTGGCCTTCCAGTGGTGGATGACCAGGGCATGACTGGTATCATCACCAAGACTGACATCCTGAAACTGATAGTTGAACTGGAAAAGTCTGATTGA
- a CDS encoding CBS domain-containing protein, protein MEMDTQMTVHDAMTSSVITVDPHTNVAQAAAIMSQKGIGCLIIKSNSEPEGLVTESDIITKVVSRDIQASQITVQEVMTKNLIEIDPGSELNEAARTMAKNKIRRLPVVNNGVLVGILTSTDVMTVSPELTEILVENARMETPIEYSSNEKSVPGTCEVCGNYLDYLEEVDGKYVCEECKDEIEGE, encoded by the coding sequence ATGGAAATGGACACTCAAATGACTGTACACGACGCAATGACCTCAAGTGTAATAACTGTAGACCCCCATACAAACGTAGCCCAAGCTGCAGCTATAATGAGCCAGAAGGGCATCGGATGTCTTATCATCAAAAGTAATTCAGAACCAGAAGGACTGGTAACTGAAAGTGATATTATAACTAAGGTTGTTTCAAGGGATATCCAGGCTAGTCAAATAACTGTACAAGAAGTTATGACTAAAAACCTCATAGAAATCGACCCTGGAAGCGAACTTAACGAAGCAGCAAGAACCATGGCAAAAAACAAGATAAGAAGGTTGCCAGTTGTGAATAATGGAGTTCTTGTTGGCATATTAACCTCCACTGATGTCATGACAGTATCACCAGAACTCACTGAGATACTGGTGGAAAATGCCAGGATGGAAACCCCGATTGAATATTCTTCTAATGAAAAATCCGTACCTGGAACCTGTGAAGTATGTGGAAATTACCTTGACTACTTGGAAGAAGTGGATGGCAAGTACGTGTGTGAGGAGTGTAAAGACGAAATAGAGGGTGAATAA